From the Geminocystis sp. M7585_C2015_104 genome, the window GCCTCTGCTATCAGCACTTCTGCATACTCGGCACAACAGCCACAACATCTAGATACAGACATTTTTTCCGCCAATTGTTCTAGGGAGTTGACACCCTCTTCTACTGCCTTATAAATGTCCCTATCCGTAACTTGGTAGCAAAGGCAAACGTACATAGGCCTCCCTTGTTCCACACTCCGGTTTTATTCTACCACATAAG encodes:
- a CDS encoding (2Fe-2S)-binding protein; amino-acid sequence: MYVCLCYQVTDRDIYKAVEEGVNSLEQLAEKMSVSRCCGCCAEYAEVLIAEANRGRRENKSEFCSQAR